A region from the Candidatus Thiothrix putei genome encodes:
- a CDS encoding NUDIX domain-containing protein codes for MKFDILSQQNLYQGFFRVDAYEFRHELFAGGWSGTVRREIFERRNAVAVLLHDPVADTLLVIEQFRPGAALRDAQGAWMVEIVAGIVEDGESNADVARREAQEEAGCTLDTLEHIIDFYPSAGGSTEIVSLYYAPVDLSAVPTGIHGLPEEHEDIRVSVIPRHTALAWLKAGKIQASLAIIALQWLALEKPPR; via the coding sequence ATGAAATTCGACATCCTCTCCCAACAAAATCTGTACCAAGGCTTTTTCCGCGTGGATGCCTACGAATTCCGCCACGAGCTGTTTGCAGGCGGTTGGTCGGGGACGGTCAGGCGGGAAATTTTCGAGCGCCGCAATGCCGTTGCCGTGTTATTGCACGATCCCGTCGCGGATACGCTCTTAGTGATCGAGCAATTCCGTCCCGGTGCTGCCTTGCGGGATGCCCAAGGTGCGTGGATGGTCGAAATCGTCGCAGGCATCGTCGAAGATGGCGAAAGCAATGCAGACGTAGCACGCCGCGAAGCCCAAGAAGAAGCCGGTTGCACCCTCGACACGCTGGAACACATTATCGACTTTTACCCGAGCGCAGGCGGCTCGACCGAAATCGTCAGCTTGTATTACGCCCCCGTCGATTTATCCGCCGTACCCACCGGCATCCACGGCTTGCCCGAAGAACACGAAGACATTCGCGTATCGGTCATCCCGCGCCACACCGCGCTGGCATGGCTCAAAGCCGGTAAAATCCAAGCATCCCTAGCAATCATTGCCCTACAATGGCTGGCGTTAGAAAAACCACCCCGTTAA
- a CDS encoding DUF2281 domain-containing protein — translation MATVDLITEHTRRLPESVQREILNFVEFLFNKYNKVSAQAPSVGKRQAGLHSGSAVMADDFDAPLPDFF, via the coding sequence ATGGCAACAGTAGATCTGATTACAGAACACACACGCCGCCTACCGGAAAGTGTCCAGCGTGAAATCCTGAATTTTGTTGAGTTCCTTTTCAACAAATACAACAAAGTCTCTGCGCAAGCACCATCCGTGGGCAAACGACAAGCTGGTTTACATTCGGGCAGTGCGGTGATGGCAGACGATTTTGATGCCCCATTGCCGGACTTCTTCTGA
- the cobU gene encoding bifunctional adenosylcobinamide kinase/adenosylcobinamide-phosphate guanylyltransferase yields the protein MQALILGGARSGKSHYAETLAQQSGHEVTYIATAQAHDAEMQERITHHRATRPAYWLTVEEPLTLAATLQHHAASHRLLLVDCLTLWLTNLLCLEDEQRLQTETTALLETLPHLPGHTLLVSNEVGLGVVPLGELTRRYVDSAGRLHQQLAAQLETVVFMVAGLPQVLKGNFNGLAE from the coding sequence ATGCAAGCTTTAATTCTCGGCGGCGCACGTTCCGGTAAAAGCCATTATGCCGAAACGTTAGCGCAACAGTCCGGTCACGAGGTTACTTATATCGCGACTGCGCAAGCGCATGACGCTGAAATGCAAGAACGCATTACCCATCACCGCGCTACTCGCCCTGCATATTGGCTGACAGTAGAAGAGCCACTAACACTTGCCGCCACCCTGCAACATCATGCTGCTTCACACCGCTTGTTGCTGGTGGATTGCCTAACACTGTGGTTGACCAATTTGCTGTGTTTGGAAGACGAGCAACGTTTGCAAACAGAAACCACCGCATTGTTAGAGACGCTCCCGCATTTGCCGGGGCATACCTTGTTGGTCAGTAACGAAGTCGGGTTGGGCGTCGTGCCATTGGGCGAATTGACGCGCCGTTACGTTGACAGCGCAGGGCGCTTGCATCAGCAATTAGCCGCACAACTGGAAACGGTGGTGTTCATGGTGGCAGGTTTGCCACAAGTATTAAAAGGAAATTTCAATGGATTGGCTGAATAA
- the cobT gene encoding nicotinate-nucleotide--dimethylbenzimidazole phosphoribosyltransferase, with the protein MDWLNKPCASATEHYRELALQRQQQLTKPSGALGRLETLAVTLAALQGREDPRADKVYISIFAADHGVAEEGVSAFPQAVTGQMVHNFLNGGAAISVLARELGATLEIIDVGVKDPLNHAGLISQRAGAGTANSAQAPAMTLDQLKLALQAGYAAAERAYAQQADLFIGGEMGIGNTTAATALYCALLDVAPSVATGAGTGLDAAGIAHKVTVIQRILDVHRHHLNAPLEALRCVGGFEIAALVGAYCRAAQRGIPIVVDGFISTAAALVAVQQQPNVRQWLLLSHASAEPGHVLATDFLGLQPLLDLQMRLGEGSGAALVVPLLRMACALHNRMATFAEAAVAGEAAARL; encoded by the coding sequence ATGGATTGGCTGAATAAACCCTGCGCAAGCGCGACAGAACATTACCGAGAATTGGCTTTACAACGTCAGCAACAACTCACCAAGCCTAGCGGCGCGTTAGGCAGGTTGGAAACGTTGGCAGTGACACTGGCAGCCCTGCAAGGCCGTGAAGACCCCCGTGCCGATAAGGTTTACATCAGTATTTTTGCCGCCGACCATGGGGTGGCGGAAGAGGGCGTATCCGCTTTCCCGCAAGCGGTGACTGGGCAAATGGTGCACAATTTTCTCAACGGTGGTGCCGCCATCAGCGTACTGGCACGAGAGCTGGGTGCAACGCTGGAAATCATCGACGTCGGTGTCAAAGACCCGCTAAACCATGCCGGGCTGATCAGTCAACGTGCCGGTGCGGGTACGGCAAACAGTGCGCAAGCGCCCGCCATGACCTTGGACCAGCTCAAACTTGCGTTACAAGCTGGCTATGCTGCTGCCGAACGCGCTTACGCCCAGCAAGCGGATCTGTTTATTGGTGGTGAAATGGGCATCGGCAATACCACCGCCGCGACCGCGTTGTATTGTGCCTTGCTGGATGTTGCACCAAGTGTTGCCACCGGCGCAGGCACGGGGCTTGATGCTGCCGGTATTGCGCATAAAGTGACTGTTATTCAACGCATTCTTGATGTGCATCGCCATCACCTGAATGCGCCGTTGGAGGCATTGCGTTGCGTCGGTGGGTTTGAAATTGCCGCATTGGTCGGGGCGTATTGCCGAGCGGCTCAACGGGGCATTCCCATTGTGGTGGATGGTTTTATCAGCACCGCCGCCGCTCTGGTGGCAGTGCAACAGCAGCCGAATGTGCGGCAATGGTTATTGCTCAGTCATGCGTCTGCCGAACCGGGGCATGTGTTGGCAACCGATTTTCTAGGTTTGCAGCCGTTGTTGGATTTGCAAATGCGGTTGGGGGAGGGCAGTGGCGCGGCGCTGGTTGTGCCGTTGTTACGCATGGCGTGCGCTTTACATAACCGCATGGCAACGTTTGCTGAAGCAGCGGTGGCGGGTGAAGCGGCAGCGCGATTGTGA
- a CDS encoding ATP-binding protein yields MIQRHILPILLARAAQWPVVTVTGPRQSGKTTLCREAFPNKPYTNLERPDTRDFARTDPRGFLSQFPDGAVIDEIQRVPDLLSWIQVLVDEKNTAGQFILTGSHQFELSRHISQSLAGRTALLKLLPLSIAELLPMVETPRLDDFLYQGGYPRIHAQQLDPAVALGDYFETYVQRDLRELVQLRNLHLFEKFVRLVAGRVGQLVNMQSLAADVGVSGNTVQEWLTLLEASYIVFRLPPWFSNGSKRLIKSPKLYFYDVGLAAWLIGITQPAYLPTHPLRGNLFENLVVLEVLKTLHNAGAKPNLSFYRDANHNEADLLLETGDKLQLLEIKSAQTVASDAMQAATRVKTALGERIAGMTLVYGGAEAQRRSAFTVLPYTQVQAWLLQWLALEKPPLGCHS; encoded by the coding sequence ATGATTCAACGCCACATACTTCCCATTTTATTGGCGCGTGCTGCCCAATGGCCCGTCGTGACGGTCACGGGGCCACGGCAATCCGGCAAAACCACATTGTGTCGGGAAGCCTTTCCCAACAAGCCTTACACCAATCTGGAACGCCCTGATACCCGCGATTTTGCCCGCACTGATCCACGCGGTTTTTTGAGCCAATTCCCCGATGGGGCGGTGATTGATGAAATTCAGCGCGTCCCCGACTTGCTGTCATGGATTCAGGTATTGGTGGATGAAAAGAATACAGCAGGGCAATTCATCCTCACGGGTAGCCACCAGTTTGAACTCAGCCGCCACATCTCGCAGTCATTGGCGGGGCGTACTGCCTTACTGAAATTGTTGCCGCTGTCGATTGCCGAATTGTTACCGATGGTGGAAACGCCAAGGCTGGATGATTTCTTGTACCAAGGCGGTTATCCGCGCATTCATGCCCAACAACTAGACCCCGCCGTGGCGTTGGGTGATTACTTTGAAACCTATGTGCAGCGCGATTTGCGTGAATTGGTGCAGTTACGCAACCTCCATCTGTTTGAAAAATTTGTGCGCTTGGTAGCGGGGCGCGTCGGGCAATTGGTGAATATGCAAAGTCTCGCAGCGGATGTCGGCGTATCAGGCAACACCGTGCAAGAATGGCTCACCTTATTGGAAGCCTCCTATATCGTGTTTCGCCTGCCGCCTTGGTTCAGCAATGGCAGCAAACGCCTGATCAAATCGCCCAAGCTCTATTTTTACGACGTGGGGCTTGCCGCATGGCTAATAGGGATCACCCAGCCCGCGTATCTACCCACACACCCGCTGCGGGGCAATTTGTTTGAAAACCTCGTGGTGTTGGAAGTGCTGAAAACCCTGCATAACGCAGGCGCAAAACCCAACCTGTCTTTCTACCGCGATGCCAACCACAACGAAGCCGATTTGCTGCTGGAAACCGGTGATAAATTGCAACTGCTCGAAATCAAGTCCGCGCAAACGGTTGCCAGCGATGCCATGCAAGCCGCCACACGGGTAAAAACTGCCTTGGGTGAACGGATTGCCGGTATGACATTGGTGTATGGCGGAGCGGAAGCACAACGGCGCAGTGCGTTTACGGTATTACCGTATACGCAGGTGCAGGCATGGCTGCTACAATGGCTCGCATTAGAAAAACCACCCCTAGGATGCCATTCATGA
- a CDS encoding BrnA antitoxin family protein: MNDGNMKVVTMRETYDFSNAIKNPYAKRMKQQITIRIDQDTVDYFKAMADDKGIPYQSLINLYLRDCANTRKQLDISWA, translated from the coding sequence TTGAACGACGGCAATATGAAGGTGGTCACCATGCGTGAAACTTATGATTTTTCAAACGCTATCAAAAATCCCTACGCTAAACGGATGAAGCAACAAATCACCATCCGTATAGACCAAGATACCGTGGATTACTTTAAAGCGATGGCTGACGACAAAGGCATTCCTTATCAGAGCCTTATCAATTTGTACCTGCGTGACTGTGCAAACACACGCAAACAATTGGATATATCGTGGGCGTGA
- a CDS encoding type II toxin-antitoxin system HipA family toxin, which produces MSTQKILPGNELAVWNLTDPQTPVRVGTASLALGGRGVAFVYERSWLANGYSLSGDMPLQRAVLTPTVRDRLFGALDDAMPDRWGERAIRFIDNPPRATALDFLYYAGDHRFGALGFSVEQSRYVPHRGEPLPSADSIHALQALIERIDANEPLTEQEKLIAGTTKTMGGAHPKALVTMEGTDWIAKFPRGANIDLGLIEHASLRLAAQAGITVAHSVALPGLFGHVVAVERFDRRANQRLRTLSAKTVLLAGVGFGAPLDELSYGAMAAFVLQAGAADVQTQQRAELFRRMAFNILIENSDDHEKNHAFVFDAGFWSLAPAFDVLPNTSNAGYQQMGVGQQGALGTLDNALSECGLFGLSREQAIEEWFKVAAVVAEWDQVFASFGVSGKDIGYLRTFIDQPERKAMRLRSALDGL; this is translated from the coding sequence ATGAGTACGCAGAAAATCTTACCGGGTAATGAATTGGCGGTTTGGAATTTGACTGACCCGCAGACTCCCGTGCGGGTGGGGACGGCATCGCTGGCATTGGGCGGGCGAGGCGTGGCGTTTGTCTACGAGCGTAGTTGGTTGGCAAACGGCTACTCGTTATCGGGCGATATGCCGTTGCAACGCGCTGTACTGACACCCACGGTACGTGATCGGTTGTTTGGCGCGTTGGATGATGCCATGCCTGACCGTTGGGGCGAGCGGGCAATTCGTTTCATTGATAATCCGCCACGGGCAACAGCTTTGGACTTTCTGTATTACGCGGGGGATCACCGTTTCGGGGCGTTGGGGTTTTCTGTTGAGCAATCCCGCTATGTGCCGCATCGGGGTGAGCCATTGCCGAGTGCGGATTCGATTCACGCTTTACAGGCATTGATTGAGCGGATTGATGCGAATGAACCCCTGACCGAGCAGGAAAAGCTGATTGCGGGAACGACCAAAACGATGGGCGGGGCGCACCCCAAAGCTTTGGTGACGATGGAAGGCACGGACTGGATTGCCAAATTCCCACGCGGGGCAAACATTGACCTTGGGTTGATTGAACATGCTTCGCTGAGATTGGCGGCGCAAGCGGGTATTACTGTGGCGCATTCGGTGGCATTGCCCGGACTTTTTGGGCATGTGGTGGCGGTTGAACGCTTTGACCGACGGGCAAACCAGCGTTTGCGTACCCTTTCTGCCAAAACGGTGTTGTTGGCGGGGGTGGGGTTTGGTGCGCCGCTGGATGAGTTGAGCTATGGGGCAATGGCAGCGTTTGTGTTGCAAGCGGGGGCGGCGGATGTGCAAACGCAGCAACGGGCGGAGTTGTTTCGGCGGATGGCGTTCAATATCCTGATTGAAAATTCTGACGATCACGAAAAGAATCATGCGTTTGTGTTTGATGCGGGGTTTTGGTCGCTTGCGCCTGCCTTCGATGTGTTGCCGAATACGTCAAACGCGGGTTATCAGCAGATGGGGGTTGGTCAGCAGGGGGCGCTGGGGACATTGGATAACGCGCTGTCGGAATGTGGTTTGTTTGGGTTGAGCCGTGAGCAGGCGATTGAAGAGTGGTTCAAGGTGGCGGCGGTGGTGGCGGAATGGGATCAGGTTTTCGCGAGTTTTGGCGTGTCGGGTAAAGATATTGGGTATTTGCGGACATTCATTGATCAGCCGGAGCGTAAAGCGATGCGGTTACGCTCGGCGTTGGATGGTTTGTGA
- the fba gene encoding fructose-bisphosphate aldolase class II (catalyzes the reversible aldol condensation of dihydroxyacetonephosphate and glyceraldehyde 3-phosphate in the Calvin cycle, glycolysis, and/or gluconeogenesis): protein MALISLRQLLDHAAENGYGMPAFNVNNMEQIHAIMQAADACNSPVILQGSAGARSYAGEPFLRHLVQAAIEMYPHIPVVMHQDHGAEPAVCFRSIQSGFSSVMMDGSLMADAKTPSSYEYNVETTRKVVELAHACGVSVEGELGCLGSLETGMMGEEDGHGAEGVLDHSQLLTDPEEAADFVRKTGVDALAIAIGTSHGAYKFTKKPTGNVLRIDRVKEIHARIPTVHLVMHGSSSVPEDWLEIINNYGGDMGQTYGVPVSEIVEGIKHGVRKVNIDTDLRMASTGAIRKHLFDNKSNFDPRKFLKEATKAMSGICKDRFEAFGCAGQASKIKPVSLEVMFGEYKAGKLDPKVS from the coding sequence ATGGCTTTGATTTCTTTGCGTCAATTACTGGATCACGCGGCTGAAAACGGCTACGGGATGCCAGCGTTCAACGTTAACAACATGGAGCAAATCCACGCCATCATGCAAGCGGCTGATGCGTGCAACTCCCCGGTTATCCTGCAAGGTTCTGCGGGTGCGCGTTCTTACGCAGGCGAACCGTTCCTGCGTCACTTGGTACAAGCGGCTATCGAAATGTACCCGCACATCCCGGTGGTTATGCACCAAGACCACGGTGCTGAACCAGCGGTTTGCTTCCGTTCTATCCAGTCCGGCTTCTCATCTGTCATGATGGATGGCTCGTTGATGGCGGATGCAAAAACCCCGTCCAGCTACGAATACAACGTTGAAACCACCCGTAAAGTGGTTGAGTTGGCACACGCTTGTGGCGTTTCCGTTGAAGGCGAATTGGGTTGCTTGGGTTCACTTGAAACCGGCATGATGGGTGAAGAAGACGGTCACGGTGCAGAAGGTGTGCTGGATCATTCCCAACTGCTGACTGACCCGGAAGAAGCGGCGGATTTCGTGCGCAAGACCGGTGTTGACGCGCTGGCGATTGCGATTGGTACTTCACACGGTGCATACAAGTTCACCAAGAAGCCTACCGGCAACGTGTTGCGTATCGACCGTGTGAAAGAAATCCACGCTCGCATTCCGACTGTTCACTTGGTAATGCACGGCTCTTCTTCTGTGCCAGAAGATTGGCTCGAAATCATCAACAACTACGGCGGCGATATGGGTCAAACCTACGGCGTACCGGTTTCTGAAATCGTGGAAGGCATCAAGCACGGTGTGCGTAAAGTCAACATCGACACTGACCTGCGTATGGCTTCGACTGGTGCAATCCGTAAGCACTTGTTTGACAACAAGTCCAACTTCGACCCGCGTAAATTCCTGAAAGAAGCGACCAAAGCGATGTCAGGCATCTGTAAAGACCGCTTTGAAGCGTTTGGTTGTGCCGGTCAAGCTAGCAAGATCAAACCGGTTTCACTGGAAGTCATGTTCGGTGAATACAAAGCTGGCAAGCTCGACCCGAAAGTGTCTTAA
- the pyk gene encoding pyruvate kinase, with product MRRTKIVATMGPATDTPEAIEAIIRAGVDVVRMNFSHGTHEEHAARAALVRELAHKAGRIVGILGDLQGPKLRIARFKDGKIILKAGDAFILDADLASDAGTQERVGLGYKELVNDVSAGDELWLDDGRIVLEIVEVKGQEIHTRAINGGILSNNKGLNRRGGGLSAEALTDKDREDIAAAASIGVDFLAVSFPRSADDIHEARRLALEAGCKAAIVAKMERAETMQEAIRDEIILASDVIMIARGDLGVEIGDAKLPQAQKCLISRARTLNRVVITATQMMETMTENPIPTRAEVFDVANAVMDGTDAVMLSGETATGKHPALVVKTMAAICKEAENSNETRRSGHRMEDRFERIDEGIAMATMYTANHMGVRAIAALTESGATPLWMSRIRSGIPIYALTSSDEAARRVSMYRGVYPVKLHEPMKDPKIANRQAVELMIEEGIVENGDLVIITKGDLMGTKGGTNQLKILRVGEHQNG from the coding sequence TTGAGAAGGACAAAAATTGTAGCGACCATGGGGCCTGCTACCGATACGCCGGAAGCAATCGAAGCGATTATCCGGGCGGGTGTGGACGTGGTGCGGATGAATTTCTCACACGGTACACACGAGGAACACGCGGCGCGTGCGGCTTTAGTGCGTGAGTTAGCGCATAAAGCAGGGCGCATCGTCGGTATTCTCGGCGACCTGCAAGGGCCAAAATTACGCATTGCGCGTTTTAAAGACGGCAAAATTATCCTGAAAGCGGGTGATGCTTTCATTTTGGATGCGGATCTTGCCAGCGATGCCGGAACGCAAGAGCGCGTTGGCCTCGGTTACAAAGAACTGGTCAACGACGTGAGTGCCGGAGACGAACTCTGGTTGGATGACGGGCGTATTGTGTTGGAAATCGTCGAGGTGAAGGGACAGGAAATCCATACCCGCGCCATCAACGGCGGTATTTTATCCAACAACAAGGGCTTGAATCGGCGCGGTGGTGGCTTGAGTGCCGAAGCCTTGACCGACAAAGACCGGGAAGACATTGCCGCTGCTGCCAGCATTGGCGTGGATTTTCTGGCAGTGTCATTCCCGCGTTCGGCAGATGACATCCATGAGGCACGGCGTTTGGCTCTGGAAGCGGGTTGCAAAGCTGCTATCGTTGCCAAAATGGAACGCGCTGAAACCATGCAAGAGGCGATTCGAGACGAAATCATCCTCGCCTCTGACGTGATTATGATTGCTCGCGGCGATTTAGGGGTGGAAATTGGCGATGCCAAGCTGCCACAGGCGCAAAAGTGCTTAATCAGTCGGGCGCGTACCCTCAATCGTGTGGTAATTACCGCCACGCAAATGATGGAAACCATGACCGAAAATCCGATCCCGACGCGGGCGGAAGTCTTCGACGTGGCAAACGCGGTCATGGATGGTACGGATGCGGTGATGTTATCGGGCGAAACCGCGACCGGCAAACATCCGGCGCTCGTGGTTAAAACGATGGCAGCGATTTGCAAGGAAGCGGAAAATTCCAACGAAACCCGCCGTTCCGGGCATCGCATGGAAGACCGTTTCGAGCGCATTGACGAAGGTATTGCGATGGCAACCATGTACACAGCCAATCACATGGGAGTACGCGCGATTGCGGCATTGACCGAGTCGGGCGCAACCCCGTTGTGGATGTCGCGGATTCGTTCCGGTATTCCGATTTACGCGCTGACCTCCAGCGATGAAGCAGCGCGGCGGGTCAGCATGTATCGGGGTGTTTACCCAGTGAAATTGCATGAACCGATGAAAGACCCGAAAATAGCCAACCGTCAAGCGGTCGAATTAATGATTGAGGAAGGCATCGTGGAAAACGGTGATCTGGTCATTATCACCAAAGGCGACCTGATGGGCACGAAAGGCGGCACCAATCAGCTCAAGATTCTGCGCGTCGGTGAACACCAGAACGGCTAA
- a CDS encoding phosphoglycerate kinase — protein MAFIKMTDLDLKGKRVLIRSDLNVPVKDGKVTSDARITASMATIKFAMDAGAKVMVTSHLGRPTEGEWSEAVSLKPVADNIAARLGSDVRLIKDWVDGGFDVADGELVVLENCRVNKGEKKNVEEIAKKYAALCDVFVMDAFGTAHRAEASTYGVGMFAPVAAAGMLLTEELVALDKALANPARPMVAIVGGSKVSTKLTVLEALSEKCEQLVVGGGIANTFLKATGHNVGKSLCEDDLVDTANALITKMTARGAIIPIAVDVVCGKKFDPAEPAVLKDAKDVADDDMIFDIGPKSAQELVDIIMNAGTVVWNGPVGVFEFDQFGEGTKAISMAMAETKAFTLAGGGDTIAAIQKYDIYDKISYISTAGGAFLEYLEGKVLPAVAMLEERAKG, from the coding sequence ATGGCTTTCATCAAAATGACCGATCTGGATCTGAAGGGCAAACGTGTTCTGATCCGTTCCGACCTGAACGTTCCTGTCAAAGACGGCAAAGTCACTTCCGACGCACGCATTACCGCATCAATGGCGACCATCAAGTTCGCGATGGATGCGGGTGCAAAAGTAATGGTGACTTCTCACTTGGGTCGTCCGACCGAAGGCGAGTGGTCTGAAGCGGTTTCCCTGAAACCCGTTGCTGACAATATTGCCGCGCGTTTGGGTTCAGATGTGCGCTTGATCAAGGATTGGGTTGACGGTGGTTTTGACGTGGCTGACGGCGAGTTGGTCGTGTTGGAAAACTGCCGCGTTAACAAAGGCGAAAAGAAAAACGTTGAAGAAATCGCCAAGAAATACGCTGCCCTGTGTGATGTATTCGTGATGGATGCGTTTGGTACTGCGCACCGTGCTGAGGCTTCAACTTACGGCGTAGGTATGTTTGCCCCAGTCGCAGCGGCGGGTATGTTGCTGACTGAAGAATTGGTTGCACTGGATAAAGCACTGGCAAACCCGGCTCGCCCAATGGTGGCTATCGTTGGTGGCTCTAAAGTTTCCACCAAACTGACCGTTTTGGAAGCCTTGTCTGAGAAGTGCGAACAGTTGGTTGTCGGCGGTGGTATTGCTAACACCTTCCTGAAAGCCACAGGTCACAACGTCGGTAAATCTTTATGCGAAGATGATCTGGTTGACACCGCCAATGCGCTGATTACCAAAATGACCGCTCGCGGCGCAATCATCCCCATCGCGGTTGACGTGGTGTGCGGTAAGAAATTCGATCCAGCCGAACCAGCCGTATTGAAAGACGCCAAAGACGTGGCTGACGACGACATGATTTTCGACATTGGCCCTAAATCGGCGCAAGAACTGGTCGATATTATCATGAACGCTGGCACGGTCGTCTGGAACGGCCCAGTCGGTGTATTCGAGTTTGACCAATTCGGCGAAGGCACGAAAGCGATTTCAATGGCAATGGCGGAAACCAAAGCCTTCACCCTGGCAGGCGGCGGCGACACCATCGCGGCGATCCAGAAGTACGATATTTACGACAAGATTTCCTACATCTCCACTGCGGGCGGTGCTTTCCTCGAATACCTCGAAGGTAAAGTCCTCCCAGCGGTTGCCATGTTGGAAGAACGCGCTAAGGGCTAA
- a CDS encoding GTPase domain-containing protein: MSEIRALVFGSTGTGKTSLCNAVSGIDYPAESNARGVTFQSNTYPSFSYEEKEIIITDTIGLDESSSGTVLPHEAIQQIVKLLKASKHGYSLLIHVMKAPRITQSHVKNYDFFVDKLTGKKIPVILVVTGCENEDPMNSWVDKNGGEFIKDNMEYTQIHATCFAKGGRLESAYKELRDESKDLILKSILKNSLSTPYLLYENRGDAEKLIIKLWNSVCGFFGLDKHRAELGDGIYDILLRIGVGQNIAESLAKVDIFDIAKGIIMKKILTPA; the protein is encoded by the coding sequence ATGTCAGAAATAAGAGCATTAGTTTTTGGTTCCACTGGAACAGGAAAAACAAGTTTATGTAATGCCGTATCAGGTATCGACTATCCGGCTGAAAGTAATGCGCGAGGTGTAACTTTTCAATCAAACACCTATCCTTCTTTTTCTTATGAAGAAAAAGAAATAATTATAACTGATACAATAGGTCTTGATGAATCAAGTTCAGGAACAGTTCTGCCTCATGAAGCAATTCAGCAAATTGTTAAATTATTAAAAGCATCAAAGCATGGCTACAGCTTATTAATTCATGTAATGAAAGCACCTAGAATAACTCAAAGCCATGTGAAAAACTATGATTTTTTTGTTGACAAGCTAACGGGAAAGAAAATACCAGTTATTTTAGTTGTAACGGGTTGTGAAAATGAAGATCCTATGAATAGCTGGGTAGATAAAAATGGAGGAGAGTTTATAAAAGATAATATGGAGTATACTCAGATACACGCTACTTGCTTTGCAAAAGGGGGAAGGCTTGAAAGTGCATATAAAGAACTTCGGGATGAATCTAAAGACCTTATTTTAAAATCTATTTTAAAAAATTCACTATCAACGCCTTATTTGCTTTATGAAAATCGAGGTGATGCTGAAAAACTAATTATAAAGTTATGGAACTCTGTTTGCGGTTTTTTTGGTTTAGATAAACACCGAGCGGAGCTTGGAGATGGAATATATGATATTCTTCTTAGAATTGGGGTGGGTCAAAATATTGCAGAGTCTTTAGCTAAAGTCGATATTTTTGATATTGCCAAAGGGATAATTATGAAAAAAATTCTAACACCAGCATAA
- a CDS encoding gamma carbonic anhydrase family protein encodes MTVKAFENHTPTLHPTAYVDPMAYVSGQTTLGEGSSVWPMAVVRGDINHIRIGNLTNVQDGAVLHVTHGGPYSSPDGRPLLIGDEVTIGHKAVLHACTIGNRCLVGMGAIVLDGAVVEDEVMIGAGSLVPPGKRLESGYLYVGNPVKQSRALTEKERAYFSYSANYYAKLALRTAASE; translated from the coding sequence ATGACCGTTAAAGCCTTTGAAAACCACACCCCAACGCTGCACCCGACCGCCTATGTCGACCCGATGGCGTATGTCAGCGGGCAAACCACCCTAGGCGAAGGTTCATCGGTGTGGCCGATGGCGGTAGTGCGCGGTGACATCAACCACATTCGCATTGGCAACTTGACCAATGTGCAAGACGGCGCGGTGCTGCATGTCACGCACGGCGGCCCGTATTCCTCGCCCGACGGTCGCCCGCTGCTGATTGGCGATGAAGTCACGATCGGTCACAAAGCCGTGTTACACGCTTGTACCATTGGCAACCGCTGCTTGGTCGGCATGGGCGCTATCGTGCTGGATGGCGCAGTGGTCGAAGACGAGGTAATGATCGGCGCAGGCAGTCTGGTTCCGCCGGGCAAGCGCTTGGAAAGCGGCTATTTGTACGTCGGCAACCCCGTCAAACAGTCGCGGGCGCTGACCGAAAAAGAGCGGGCATATTTCAGCTATTCAGCCAATTACTATGCAAAGTTGGCGCTAAGAACGGCTGCCTCGGAGTGA